A segment of the Thermoflexus sp. genome:
ATCATGGCCATGGCGCTCAGGTTGCAATACTTCGGGCTCATCGCGTTGTTCACCCCTCGGGTTCCCGGGGCCACCCCTGGCCAGTTCGTGGAAGACTGGAAATCGCCGGGGTAGTTCTCCTCGCCCACCGCAGTGCGCAACATGGATTCCACCAGGACGTCCTCCCGGGGATGAAGGAAAGGGGCTTTCCCATAGAAAGCGCGAAGCACCCGGCGCGGGGAAAAATCGCTCTCCTCGCTTCGATCGCCCGCCGCCAGCCGGCGCACGAACTCGGGGTTGGCCGTGCCCCCACCCGAGCCCGCATAGTCCGGCCAGCACGGCGTGCCCTCCAGATCCTTCGTGCCACCAAACCCAAAGGGCGAGAGCGGGTCGACCAGCGTGAGGGAGAGGATCCGCTCCGCGTGATCGATAGCATATTGCATAGCGATCCCCCCTCCCATCGAGTGACCGATCAGGTGGAAACGCGTCAGGCCAAGGGCCTCCACCAGCGCATGCAGATCATCGCTGAAATCCCGAAGTCCGCGCGTGGCATCCACGGGGCGCCGCTCCGATTCCCCGTAGCCCCGGAGGTCGGGGGCGATCGCCCGAAATCCAGCGGGGAGGGCCTGCATCGTCTCCTCCCAGAATGTTGCGGAGGAAACGTTCCCATGGATGAAGACGACCGGCTCGCCATCCGGCGGGCCGGCGAAGAGGACATGGAAATTCAAACGGGAAGTCCTCACCAGCTCACAGCGGATCCCTTCGAGATGAGGCATTCGCATGGACGCCTCCATACGTGAGAGGGGCATCCTCACGCTTTCTTCAACGAGCCGTCCAGCCCAGATCGATGGTCCAGGCCGCGCCGGTGACCGCGGACGCCTCCTCAGAACACAGGAAGGCGACCAGCGCTGCCACCTCTTCCGGCTCGATCAGCCGGCGGATAGCCGCCGGCTCCAGCATGACTTTCTCCACCACCTCCTGCGGGGAAAGCCCACGCGTCCGCGCCTGGTCCTGGATCTGATTCTCGACAAGCGGGGTGCGGACATACGCGGGGCAAATGGCGTTCGCGGTGATGCCGTAAGGGCCACCCTCCAGCGCCGCGACGCGGGTGAGGCCGATCAGGCCGTGCTTGGCGGCCACATAGGCGCTCTTGAAGGGCGAGGCCACCAGGCCGTGGATCGAGGCGATGTTCACAATACGCCCC
Coding sequences within it:
- a CDS encoding alpha/beta hydrolase — encoded protein: MRMPHLEGIRCELVRTSRLNFHVLFAGPPDGEPVVFIHGNVSSATFWEETMQALPAGFRAIAPDLRGYGESERRPVDATRGLRDFSDDLHALVEALGLTRFHLIGHSMGGGIAMQYAIDHAERILSLTLVDPLSPFGFGGTKDLEGTPCWPDYAGSGGGTANPEFVRRLAAGDRSEESDFSPRRVLRAFYGKAPFLHPREDVLVESMLRTAVGEENYPGDFQSSTNWPGVAPGTRGVNNAMSPKYCNLSAMAMIASKPPILWVRGAEDTIVSDTSLFDFGYLGMLGVIPGWPGETIYPPQPMVAQTRAVLERYRAGGGRYREEVIPAAGHTPYLEQPGIFREILHAFLRGQAG
- a CDS encoding 3-hydroxybutyrate dehydrogenase, whose protein sequence is MGRVALVTGAASGIGRAIAERLAREGDRVVVADVQVEQGRAVAQSIGGLFLHADLRRGEDCRRLIAETLERFGALHILVNNAGFQHIDPIEDFPEDIWEAMLEVMLTAPFRLTKYAWPAMKAQRWGRIVNIASIHGLVASPFKSAYVAAKHGLIGLTRVAALEGGPYGITANAICPAYVRTPLVENQIQDQARTRGLSPQEVVEKVMLEPAAIRRLIEPEEVAALVAFLCSEEASAVTGAAWTIDLGWTAR